From one Synechocystis sp. PCC 6803 substr. PCC-P genomic stretch:
- a CDS encoding IS5 family transposase translates to MIIRELYSTDISDSQWQLVESNLPQAKSGGRKRKTNLREVLNAIFYMLRAGCAWRLLPHDFPKWRRVYGYFRQWQEDGTWKKLNHILRKKIRLKAGRNANPSAGCLDSQSVRKAGAGQESGYDGGKKVNGRKRTILVDTMGLLLDVVVHSGHRSDHQGLTLLGTWFAPLWQCLQLIWTDSIFDSKNFTAWVNETFGWNLEVVSKKNGQKDYEYLPTTSETMIHVAMLHLILRRLCLELFKHILRLCNDKIVIKL, encoded by the coding sequence ATGATAATCCGAGAACTTTACAGCACGGACATCAGTGATAGTCAGTGGCAATTGGTAGAATCCAATCTCCCCCAAGCAAAAAGTGGGGGAAGAAAACGGAAAACTAATCTGAGGGAAGTGCTTAATGCCATTTTTTACATGCTCAGAGCGGGTTGTGCTTGGCGACTTCTACCCCATGATTTTCCCAAATGGCGAAGAGTCTATGGTTATTTCCGACAGTGGCAGGAAGACGGTACCTGGAAAAAATTGAATCACATCCTCAGAAAGAAGATTCGACTTAAGGCCGGAAGAAATGCCAACCCTAGTGCTGGTTGTTTGGACTCACAGTCAGTGAGAAAGGCTGGCGCTGGACAAGAAAGCGGTTATGACGGTGGAAAAAAGGTCAATGGTCGTAAACGTACAATCCTCGTGGATACCATGGGATTACTTCTCGATGTTGTGGTTCACAGCGGTCATCGCTCAGACCACCAAGGTCTTACTCTACTCGGTACTTGGTTTGCTCCTCTATGGCAGTGCCTGCAATTGATATGGACTGATAGCATTTTTGACAGTAAGAATTTTACTGCCTGGGTTAATGAGACCTTTGGCTGGAATTTGGAAGTCGTCAGCAAAAAGAATGGACAAAAGGATTATGAATATTTACCTACCACCAGTGAGACAATGATTCATGTTGCCATGCTCCATCTCATACTCCGAAGGCTTTGCCTCGAACTTTTCAAACATATTCTTAGGCTATGTAATGACAAAATAGTTATAAAATTATAA
- a CDS encoding Tfp pilus assembly protein FimT/FimU, producing the protein MAYKNELIKALKLCLFTQKSTSGWTLIEIGVVTTIVGILASVAFPSLMGIKAKMDTRGEFSEVVQTLRQAQRNAVKMGRECRLIMDTTNTPHRLQLDPDAKYTGCLTFQEFPLNNSKFHENFPGTAIRFSYKGNSTNMGTMVIQSSFSPTVSYCLAMSGMIGVMRAGVYEGDPETAIDPTQCRTGY; encoded by the coding sequence ATGGCTTACAAGAATGAACTGATAAAAGCCTTAAAACTTTGCCTATTCACCCAAAAGAGCACATCAGGTTGGACATTAATCGAAATTGGCGTTGTGACCACAATTGTGGGAATTTTGGCCAGCGTGGCATTTCCCTCACTCATGGGCATAAAGGCTAAAATGGATACTAGGGGTGAATTTTCTGAGGTGGTACAGACTCTCCGACAGGCTCAACGTAATGCAGTCAAAATGGGTAGAGAATGTAGATTGATTATGGATACCACCAACACCCCACACCGCCTACAACTGGATCCCGATGCAAAATACACTGGATGTTTAACATTTCAGGAATTTCCTCTGAACAATAGTAAGTTCCATGAGAATTTTCCCGGTACAGCAATTCGCTTTTCTTACAAGGGAAACTCTACTAACATGGGAACGATGGTTATTCAGTCATCTTTTTCTCCCACAGTAAGTTATTGTTTGGCCATGTCTGGCATGATTGGTGTAATGAGAGCAGGGGTTTACGAAGGAGATCCAGAAACAGCTATTGATCCCACGCAATGCAGAACTGGTTATTAG
- a CDS encoding IS5 family transposase, whose amino-acid sequence MIIREFYSTDITDSQWQLVEPHLPKAKTGGRKRKTSLREILNAIFYMLRTGCAWRLLPHDFPKWRTVYGYFQPWHEDGTWKKLNRIFREKVRLKAGRNTHPSAGCLDSQSLKKAGTGQETGYDGGKKVNGRKRTILVDTMGLLLDVVVHGAHRSDHQGLILLATWFAPLWQCLQVIWTDSTFGGKDFIYWVEHTFGWNLNVVSKKQGQKGFEVLPRRWVVERTFAWFGRYRRLSKDYEYLPTTSETMLYVAMVHLMLQRLA is encoded by the coding sequence ATGATAATTCGAGAATTTTACAGCACGGACATCACAGATAGCCAGTGGCAATTGGTAGAACCTCATTTACCCAAAGCAAAAACTGGGGGAAGAAAACGGAAAACTAGTCTGCGGGAGATACTCAATGCTATTTTTTACATGCTCAGAACGGGGTGTGCCTGGCGACTTCTGCCCCATGATTTTCCTAAATGGCGAACGGTCTATGGTTATTTCCAGCCATGGCACGAAGATGGTACCTGGAAAAAATTAAACCGTATCTTCCGTGAGAAAGTTCGGCTCAAAGCTGGAAGAAATACTCACCCTAGTGCCGGTTGTTTAGATTCACAGTCACTTAAAAAGGCTGGAACTGGCCAAGAAACTGGCTATGACGGCGGAAAAAAGGTCAATGGTCGTAAACGTACAATCCTCGTGGATACCATGGGATTACTTCTCGATGTTGTCGTCCATGGTGCCCATCGCTCCGACCATCAGGGTCTGATTCTACTTGCTACCTGGTTTGCTCCCCTTTGGCAGTGCCTGCAAGTTATATGGACTGATAGCACCTTTGGCGGAAAGGATTTTATCTATTGGGTGGAGCATACTTTTGGTTGGAATTTGAATGTCGTCAGCAAAAAGCAGGGACAAAAAGGTTTTGAAGTCTTACCCCGCCGTTGGGTAGTCGAGCGCACCTTTGCTTGGTTTGGTCGCTATCGTCGTTTAAGCAAGGATTATGAATATTTACCTACCACCAGTGAGACCATGCTCTATGTTGCCATGGTTCATCTCATGCTTCAAAGGCTTGCTTAA
- a CDS encoding Tfp pilus assembly protein FimT/FimU has product MVMKLPNPTFLLKLVFNPHPSTSSQGWTLIEIGVVTVIVGILAAMAFPSLAGIQARNQVRSRMIEVRAAVQEAQRNAIKRGATCTVTIDVAARSVRLPTSPPTPMAGCLNNPVSIPTSEQISFLEPSSGTVDISFSYKGNTVNSQTIVLGSSRTSYEPCLVISSGLGIVRSGSRVGGNCVTGL; this is encoded by the coding sequence ATGGTGATGAAACTTCCTAATCCTACATTTCTTTTAAAACTGGTTTTCAATCCCCATCCATCTACGTCTAGTCAGGGATGGACACTAATTGAGATTGGTGTAGTCACAGTTATAGTAGGTATCTTAGCAGCCATGGCTTTCCCCAGTTTGGCAGGAATACAAGCTAGAAACCAAGTCAGAAGCAGAATGATTGAGGTCAGGGCTGCAGTACAGGAAGCCCAAAGAAATGCAATTAAAAGAGGTGCGACTTGCACTGTAACGATTGATGTTGCTGCTAGGAGTGTTAGGTTGCCCACCTCTCCACCTACCCCCATGGCTGGATGTTTAAATAACCCTGTAAGTATTCCTACGTCTGAACAAATCAGCTTTCTTGAACCATCCTCTGGTACGGTTGATATTTCTTTTTCTTATAAGGGCAATACAGTAAACTCACAGACGATAGTTTTGGGTTCCAGTAGAACATCCTATGAGCCATGCTTAGTAATTTCTTCCGGCTTGGGAATCGTGCGTTCTGGTTCCCGTGTAGGTGGTAACTGCGTAACTGGATTATGA
- a CDS encoding PilW family protein: protein MKILWYLMTRNSSKGFTLLELLLASIMTFFVVSATGYAILVMTRENISSDVSSDLRFNTDRATDFIADEIRQANFLSTNTANIPTNTGTGIESCAMQTGEQFVMGLAVSSSDVNVVYYTKTPPGGVWLGPSSIYRCGPSLTSSGQLGSGRIRSILVDSISTAAGATTPTCPSGTTKRPTTPTAGFFLCVDNSNQNLVQLRLTAASDELANRGMTTTGGQGRFDSKATYSVVTTAFTRAASDIATLNESGTCTGVTVAVDGRAAIPFSSGMSVVATSSSTMVFSPGTWTKTGNSYTSGGCTINAVF from the coding sequence GTGAAAATTCTATGGTACTTAATGACACGTAATTCCTCTAAAGGCTTTACACTACTCGAGTTACTGTTGGCCTCAATCATGACTTTTTTTGTGGTCAGTGCTACGGGCTATGCCATTTTAGTTATGACCAGGGAAAATATATCTTCTGACGTGTCCAGTGATTTGAGATTTAATACCGATAGGGCAACAGATTTCATAGCAGACGAAATAAGACAGGCCAACTTTTTGTCAACGAATACAGCTAACATACCGACAAATACAGGCACAGGTATAGAAAGTTGTGCAATGCAGACTGGTGAGCAATTTGTGATGGGATTAGCGGTTAGTTCTTCAGACGTAAACGTAGTTTATTACACAAAAACTCCTCCGGGCGGTGTATGGTTAGGGCCCAGTTCAATTTATCGTTGCGGGCCCTCATTGACTTCTAGTGGGCAGTTGGGATCGGGCAGAATCAGAAGTATTCTTGTTGATTCCATATCCACTGCGGCCGGCGCAACAACACCAACCTGCCCGTCTGGAACAACAAAAAGACCGACGACTCCTACCGCTGGCTTTTTTCTTTGTGTGGACAATAGTAACCAAAATTTAGTTCAACTACGATTAACGGCGGCATCTGACGAACTTGCTAATCGAGGGATGACAACAACTGGAGGTCAAGGCCGATTTGATAGTAAAGCTACCTACTCAGTTGTAACTACTGCTTTTACAAGAGCGGCATCTGATATTGCAACTTTAAATGAAAGTGGAACATGCACAGGCGTTACAGTGGCGGTTGATGGGAGAGCTGCTATACCTTTTTCTAGTGGAATGAGTGTGGTGGCAACATCTAGTAGCACAATGGTTTTTAGTCCTGGCACATGGACAAAAACAGGTAATAGCTATACCAGTGGAGGTTGTACAATTAATGCAGTCTTTTAA
- the rfbC gene encoding dTDP-4-dehydrorhamnose 3,5-epimerase, giving the protein MNVIPTTIADVLILEPKVFGDERGFFFESYNDKVFQQAVGIEPHFVQDNHSFSRQGVVRGLHYQIQHPQGKLVRVARGEIFDVAVDLRRNSPSFGQWVGCVLNDHNKRQLWIPAGFAHGFAVLSPEAEVLYKATDYYAPSYERTLLWNDPAIGIDWSLTTTPLLSLKDQRGLPLAEAEVFDF; this is encoded by the coding sequence GTGAACGTGATTCCCACAACTATCGCCGATGTGTTGATTTTGGAGCCCAAAGTCTTTGGCGATGAACGGGGTTTTTTCTTTGAGAGCTACAACGACAAGGTTTTCCAGCAGGCAGTGGGCATAGAACCCCATTTTGTGCAGGACAATCATTCCTTTTCTCGTCAGGGGGTAGTGCGGGGGTTACATTATCAAATCCAGCATCCCCAGGGAAAATTAGTTCGGGTGGCCCGGGGAGAAATTTTTGATGTGGCAGTGGATCTGCGCCGTAATTCCCCTAGTTTTGGCCAGTGGGTGGGTTGTGTGCTCAATGACCACAATAAAAGACAGCTATGGATTCCCGCCGGTTTTGCCCACGGTTTCGCCGTTCTTTCCCCGGAGGCAGAGGTGCTGTATAAAGCAACGGATTACTATGCACCGTCCTATGAGCGCACCCTATTGTGGAATGACCCGGCCATTGGCATTGATTGGTCGTTAACCACCACTCCCCTATTATCTCTCAAGGATCAACGGGGTCTTCCCCTAGCCGAAGCGGAGGTGTTTGATTTTTAA
- a CDS encoding DUF58 domain-containing protein codes for MRKQRSKENWSPFSILINSRDLNFADWLERRWVTPSYAGWLLLVLAVCLFGAATNSMAGWLYVISGISFALLIIAAILPWRSLRQLQLERFPIQPVSAGEDLTITLRLHNNHKEAKNLLQVWDVLPTGLGRPQGEAVELVAPKDFYQWSYFQPTHRRGVYHWQKLELRSGAPLGLFWCRRSQALPVKAIVYPQVLKLQQCPLVDAIGTEDQDKIQSDRHYQAATEGITKTLRAYRFGDPTRLIHWRSSARFDQFMVRELEVVTGGQELFIALDSASSWSAEIFEEAVIAAASLYFYAVRAQLNVRLWTAGAGLVAGGRSVLEALAAVQMEESNQHELPRRIPLLWITGRADSVQDLASYSRWLYFAPPGASASPHSALCAGLMVEVGKDLSQQLQRPPNFSPRIVS; via the coding sequence GTGCGGAAGCAGAGGAGCAAAGAAAACTGGTCACCCTTTTCTATTTTGATTAATTCTAGGGATTTAAATTTTGCTGATTGGCTAGAGCGGCGTTGGGTGACTCCTTCCTATGCTGGTTGGTTGCTTTTGGTGCTGGCCGTTTGTTTATTTGGAGCTGCCACTAACTCCATGGCCGGCTGGTTATACGTCATCAGCGGCATCAGCTTTGCCCTCTTGATTATTGCGGCTATTTTGCCTTGGCGATCGCTCCGGCAGTTGCAGTTAGAACGTTTTCCCATTCAGCCGGTGAGTGCGGGGGAAGATTTGACCATTACCCTCCGACTCCATAACAACCATAAGGAGGCAAAAAATTTACTCCAGGTGTGGGATGTATTACCCACAGGTTTGGGACGGCCCCAAGGTGAGGCGGTCGAACTGGTTGCCCCCAAGGATTTTTACCAATGGAGTTATTTCCAGCCCACCCACCGGAGGGGAGTTTACCACTGGCAAAAGTTGGAATTACGCTCCGGTGCCCCCCTGGGTTTGTTTTGGTGTCGTCGCAGTCAGGCTCTCCCCGTGAAAGCCATTGTTTATCCCCAGGTGCTCAAGCTCCAACAATGTCCTTTGGTGGATGCTATTGGTACGGAGGATCAGGACAAGATCCAGAGCGATCGCCATTATCAGGCGGCGACGGAGGGCATAACGAAAACTTTACGGGCTTACCGTTTTGGTGATCCCACCAGGTTAATCCACTGGCGCAGTAGTGCCCGATTTGACCAATTTATGGTGCGGGAATTGGAAGTGGTGACAGGGGGTCAGGAGTTATTCATTGCCCTTGATAGTGCTAGTTCTTGGTCAGCAGAAATTTTTGAAGAGGCAGTCATTGCGGCGGCTTCTTTATATTTCTATGCGGTGCGGGCCCAGTTGAATGTGCGGCTATGGACAGCGGGGGCAGGCTTAGTGGCCGGTGGGCGATCGGTATTGGAAGCTTTAGCAGCGGTGCAAATGGAGGAATCTAACCAGCATGAACTACCCCGACGTATTCCTTTGCTGTGGATCACCGGCCGGGCTGACAGTGTGCAGGATTTGGCCAGTTACAGTCGTTGGCTCTATTTTGCTCCACCGGGGGCATCAGCTTCCCCTCACTCTGCCCTTTGTGCTGGCTTGATGGTTGAGGTAGGTAAAGATTTGTCCCAACAACTGCAGCGGCCTCCGAATTTTTCCCCAAGGATAGTTAGTTAG
- the pdhA gene encoding pyruvate dehydrogenase (acetyl-transferring) E1 component subunit alpha has translation MVSERILPELNTAEISLDRETALVLYEDMVLGRFFEDKCAEMYYRGKMFGFVHLYNGQEAVSSGIIKAMRQDEDYVCSTYRDHVHALSAGVPAREVMAELFGKETGCSRGRGGSMHLFSSAHNLLGGFAFIGEGIPVALGAAFQTKYRREVLKDDGYDQVTACFFGDGTSNNGQFFECLNMAALWKLPILFVVENNKWAIGMAHERATSQPEIYKKASVFNMVGVEVDGMDVVAMHKVATEAVARARAGEGPTLIEALTYRFRGHSLADPDELRSAEEKQFWAARDPIKKFAAFMTEHELASNEELKAIDKRIQEVIDDALAFAESSPEPNPEDLRKYIFAD, from the coding sequence ATGGTTTCAGAACGCATTTTGCCTGAATTGAACACCGCAGAAATTTCCCTGGACAGAGAAACCGCCTTAGTGCTTTACGAAGACATGGTCCTGGGTCGCTTCTTCGAGGATAAATGCGCTGAGATGTATTACCGGGGCAAAATGTTTGGTTTTGTCCACCTCTACAACGGCCAGGAAGCGGTGTCCTCTGGGATAATCAAAGCCATGCGCCAGGATGAGGATTACGTTTGCAGTACCTATCGAGACCATGTTCATGCCCTCAGTGCGGGAGTTCCAGCTCGGGAAGTAATGGCGGAACTGTTTGGTAAGGAAACCGGTTGCAGTCGGGGTCGGGGTGGTTCTATGCACCTATTTTCCTCGGCCCATAATCTCCTGGGGGGCTTTGCGTTCATCGGGGAAGGGATTCCCGTGGCCCTGGGAGCGGCGTTTCAAACTAAGTACCGCCGGGAAGTGTTGAAAGATGACGGCTACGACCAAGTTACCGCCTGTTTCTTCGGTGATGGCACCAGTAATAACGGCCAGTTTTTTGAATGCCTGAACATGGCCGCCCTGTGGAAACTGCCCATTCTGTTTGTGGTGGAAAATAATAAATGGGCGATCGGTATGGCCCACGAGCGGGCAACGTCCCAACCAGAAATCTACAAAAAAGCCAGTGTGTTCAACATGGTGGGGGTAGAAGTGGATGGTATGGATGTGGTGGCAATGCATAAAGTAGCAACGGAAGCAGTGGCTAGGGCCAGGGCAGGCGAAGGGCCTACCTTGATTGAAGCGTTGACCTATCGTTTCCGGGGTCACTCCCTAGCGGATCCCGATGAACTCCGTTCTGCCGAAGAAAAACAGTTTTGGGCTGCCCGGGACCCAATTAAGAAATTTGCCGCTTTCATGACGGAACACGAATTAGCCAGCAATGAAGAGCTAAAGGCGATCGATAAACGCATTCAAGAAGTAATTGACGATGCCCTGGCCTTTGCCGAGTCTAGCCCCGAACCCAATCCCGAAGATCTGAGGAAATATATTTTCGCCGATTAG
- a CDS encoding type II secretion system protein J: protein MFKAIFPRYSVGDRRLLESVRHSAQQGFTMFEVLIALMISFLFLTGTLNAMVMATVMRVKAEREAQAGYWIKEDLEQVRALAANFNPATGNGCPTSVGETFRDANNSADADPNNDGLASLPVPANKSIVGVTAAITRTPGVSNNVLTLSYRVRNTNVTDNDMATLATLYTEVLPAAALACE, encoded by the coding sequence ATGTTTAAGGCTATTTTCCCAAGGTATTCCGTTGGCGATCGCCGTTTGCTAGAGTCAGTCCGCCACTCAGCTCAGCAGGGTTTCACCATGTTCGAGGTGCTGATTGCCTTGATGATTTCCTTTCTATTTCTGACAGGAACCCTGAATGCCATGGTAATGGCAACGGTAATGCGGGTTAAAGCGGAAAGAGAGGCCCAAGCTGGCTATTGGATAAAAGAAGATTTAGAGCAAGTTCGGGCATTAGCTGCAAACTTCAATCCGGCAACTGGTAATGGATGCCCTACAAGTGTGGGTGAAACTTTTCGAGATGCAAACAATAGTGCTGACGCCGATCCTAACAATGATGGACTAGCGAGCTTACCAGTTCCTGCCAACAAATCAATTGTCGGTGTAACAGCCGCTATTACTAGAACACCAGGGGTATCTAATAACGTTTTAACTCTTAGCTATCGTGTCAGGAACACCAATGTCACCGACAATGATATGGCTACCCTTGCAACACTTTACACCGAGGTTCTTCCTGCTGCCGCTCTTGCTTGTGAATAG
- a CDS encoding alpha/beta fold hydrolase produces the protein MKQTVLFIPGFAGTPAMWDYPITNLEDIIDAQSLVMEGDSLQAMVDLVVNSNTLPDKFALVGHSMGSWVGAATAALHPERITKLVLMDGWARNNAAKAEEMEATLKALEAGQHQQVLAQHCPNVFYGDNANFSNNVKFLRSLQESLPASLITQQWQAMAKDNDVRHLLPKIQCPTLVIHGRHDPWFDLDENLFLAQSIPHAQFTIVEDAAHGTPIEQPQATTALLRLFLGN, from the coding sequence GTGAAACAGACCGTGTTATTCATTCCTGGATTTGCTGGAACCCCGGCCATGTGGGACTATCCCATAACTAATCTCGAGGATATTATCGATGCCCAAAGCTTGGTAATGGAAGGAGATTCGCTGCAGGCAATGGTGGATTTAGTTGTTAACAGCAACACACTGCCCGATAAATTTGCCCTGGTTGGCCATTCCATGGGGTCTTGGGTGGGAGCCGCCACCGCTGCCCTGCACCCAGAAAGAATTACTAAACTAGTGCTGATGGACGGTTGGGCTAGAAATAATGCTGCTAAAGCTGAAGAAATGGAAGCCACACTCAAGGCTCTGGAGGCAGGACAACACCAACAAGTTTTGGCTCAGCACTGCCCCAATGTTTTTTATGGTGATAATGCCAACTTTAGTAATAATGTTAAGTTTCTGCGGAGTCTCCAGGAATCTTTGCCGGCATCCCTAATTACGCAACAGTGGCAGGCCATGGCCAAAGACAACGATGTTCGTCACTTATTACCAAAAATTCAATGTCCCACCCTGGTGATCCATGGCCGTCATGATCCTTGGTTTGACTTGGACGAGAATTTATTCCTGGCCCAATCGATTCCCCATGCTCAATTCACCATCGTGGAAGATGCGGCCCACGGCACTCCCATTGAACAACCCCAAGCAACCACTGCTTTGTTGCGTCTTTTCCTCGGCAATTAA